From one Desmodus rotundus isolate HL8 chromosome X, HLdesRot8A.1, whole genome shotgun sequence genomic stretch:
- the NKRF gene encoding NF-kappa-B-repressing factor isoform X2, which yields MEKILQMAEGIDIGEMPSYDLMLSKPSKGLKRHLSTCDGQNPPKKQAGSKFHVRPRFEPVHFVASSSKDERQEDPYGPQTKEVNEQTHFASMPRNIYQDYTQDSFSTQDGNSQYCDSSGFIFTKDQPVTANMYFDSGNPAPSSTSQQANSQSPPAPSPSQTFPESVVAEKQYFIEKLTATIWNNLSNPEMTSGSDKINYTYMLTRCIQACKTNPEYIYAPLKEIPPADIPKNKKLLTDGYACEVRCQNIYLTTGYAGSKNGSRDRATELAVKLLQKRIEVRVIRRKFKHTIGEDLVVCQIGMPSYEFPPALKPPEELVVLAKDASGQPIFNASAKHWTNFVLTENANDAIGILNNSASYNKMSVEYKYEMMPNRTWRCRVFLQDHCLAEGYGTKKTSKHAAADEALKILQKTQPTYPSVKGSQCQTGSSPRGSGKKKDIKDLVVYENSSNPVCTLNDTAQFNRMTVEYVYERMTGLRWKCKVILESEVIAEAIGVKKTVKYEAAGEAVKTLKKTQPTVINNLKKGAVEDVISRNEIQGRSAEEAYKQQIKEDNIGNQLLRKMGWTGGGLGKSGEGIREPISVKEQHKREGLGLDVERVNKIAKRDIEQIIRNYARSESHTDLTFSTELTNDERKQIHQIAQKYGLKSKSHGVGHDRYLVVGRKRRKEDLLDQLKQEGQVGHYELVMPQAN from the coding sequence GTCAAAATCCTCCTAAAAAGCAAGCCGGTTCCAAATTCCATGTGAGACCTCGTTTTGAGCCTGTACACTTTGTAGCTAGTAGTTCAAAAGATGAAAGACAGGAAGATCCTTATGGCCCTCAAACAAAAGaggtaaatgaacaaacacattTTGCCAGCATGCCGAGAAACATCTACCAAGATTATACGCAAGACTCTTTCAGTACACAAGATGGGAATTCTCAGTATTGTGATTCATCAGGATTTATTTTCACAAAAGACCAGCCTGTCACAGCCAACATGTATTTTGACAGTGGGAACCCTGCCCCAAGCAGCACATCACAGCAGGCAAACTCTCAGTCACCTCCTGCACCTTCACCATCACAGACATTTCCTGAGTCAGTGGTAGCCGAGAAGCagtattttattgaaaaattaacAGCGACTATCTGGAACAACCTTTCTAATCCAGAGATGACTTCCGGATCTGATAAAATTAATTATACATACATGTTAACTCGTTGTATTCAGGCATGTAAGACAAATCCTGAGTATATATATGCTCCTTTAAAAGAAATCCCTCCTGCTGACATccccaaaaataaaaaactcctAACAGATGGTTACGCTTGTGAAGTTAGATGCCAAAATATCTACTTAACTACAGGTTATGCTGGCAGCAAGAATGGGTCCAGGGATCGAGCTACTGAGCTAGCTGTGAAACTCTTGCAGAAACGTATTGAAGTTAGGGTTATCCGACGGAAATTCAAGCACACGATTGGAGAGGACCTTGTGGTGTGTCAGATTGGCATGCCTTCGTATGAATTTCCTCCAGCTCTGAAACCACCAGAAGAGCTGGTGGTGCTGGCTAAAGATGCCTCTGGGCAGCCGATTTTTAATGCTTCCGCCAAACATTGGACCAATTTTGTGCTTACGGAAAACGCAAACGATGCCATTGGTATCCTTAACAATTCTGCCTCGTACAACAAAATGTCAGTCGAATACAAATATGAGATGATGCCAAATCGCACATGGCGTTGTCGAGTGTTTTTGCAAGATCATTGCTTAGCTGAAGGTTATGGAACcaaaaaaacaagtaaacatgCAGCTGCCGATGAGGCCTTGAAAATCCTTCAAAAAACACAACCCACTTACCCATCTGTCAAAGGTTCACAGTGCCAAACAGGCTCTTCACCCAGGGGATCTGGCAAGAAGAAAGATATAAAGGATCTTGTCGTTTACGAGAATTCCTCAAACCCTGTGTGCACGCTCAACGACACAGCTCAGTTTAACCGAATGACAGTTGAATATGTCTATGAAAGAATGACGGGCCTCCGATGGAAATGCAAGGTGATTCTAGAGAGTGAGGTAATTGCAGAAGCAATTGGAGTGAAGAAAACTGTCAAATATGAAGCTGCTGGGGAAGCTGTGAAAACCCTCAAAAAGACCCAGCCGACTGTCATTAACAACTTGAAGAAAGGAGCTGTTGAAGATGTGATTTCGAGAAATGAAATTCAGGGCCGCTCGGCAGAGGAGGCTTACAAACAACAAATCAAAGAAGATAACATAGGTAATCAGCTGCTGAGAAAGATGGGTTGGACGGGTGGTGGTTTAGGGAAATCTGGTGAGGGCATTCGGGAGCCGATCTCTGTCAAAGAGCAGCACAAGCGGGAAGGGCTTGGTCTTGATGtagaaagagtaaataaaattgcCAAGAGAGATATTGAACAGATCATCAGAAACTACGCCCGCTCTGAGAGCCACACGGATTTGACTTTCTCTACAGAGCTGACTAATGATGAGCGGAAGCAAATACATCAGATCGCCCAGAAGTATGGTCTTAAGAGTAAGTCTCATGGGGTAGGCCATGATAGGTACCTGGTGGTAGGTAGAAAAAGACGGAAGGAAGACCTACTAGATCAGCTCAAACAGGAAGGCCAAGTGGGGCATTATGAGCTTGTGATGCCTCAAGCAAATTGA
- the UBE2A gene encoding ubiquitin-conjugating enzyme E2 A: MSTPARRRLMRDFKRLQEDPPAGVSGAPSENNIMVWNAVIFGPEGTPFEDGTFKLIIEFTEEYPNKPPTVRFVSKMFHPNVYADGSICLDILQNRWSPTYDVSSILTSIQSLLDEPNPNSPANSQAAQLYQENKREYEKRVSAIVEQSWRDC; this comes from the exons ATGTCTACCCCGGCTCGGCGGCGCCTCATGCGGGACTTCAAGAG GTTACAGGAGGATCCTCCAGCCGGAGTCAGTGGGGCTCCGTCCGAAAACAACATAATGGTTTGGAACGCGGTCATTTTTGG GCCCGAAGGGACCCCGTTTGAGGATG GAACATTTAAGCTTATAATAGAATTCACTGAGGAATATCCAAATAAACCACCTACGGTTAGATTTGTCTCTAAGATGTTTCATCCGAATG TCTACGCAGATGGTAGTATATGTCTGGACATACTTCAGAACCGCTGGAGTCcaacttatgatgtgtcttccaTTTTAACATCCATACAG TCTCTATTGGATGAACCCAATCCCAATAGTCCAGCAAACAGCCAGGCCGCTCAACTGTACCAGGAGAACAAGCGGGAATACGAAAAACGCGTTTCTGCGATAGTAGAACAGAGCTGGCGTGATTGTTGA